From the genome of Excalfactoria chinensis isolate bCotChi1 chromosome 14, bCotChi1.hap2, whole genome shotgun sequence, one region includes:
- the LOC140258784 gene encoding interleukin-9 receptor-like isoform X1 — MGRNVQQMGLHLCITAVLLLGEGRGRDFPGSLSCLNNYVTTVSCTWAPEEPVGDGPFHLHFTNLWTKGQNASCQLTAGGSVQDQYRCTMHLARQILETDGYRVSLQGNFYGSNRTYVTFPEYSPRQHIKLDPPLNVQSNITASKCWIWWTVPSYLDEILQYQLQYKEYSTSWEAALNKTPPSSLPQIEIEGTEFHSGISYIARVRCKVSETEDSYHSQWSDWSQTTVFQREGASELSEKLFDSRTLQFLIIPLTFGTLVYLFWNCKLSSRAKVLSCLNIPTPAAFFQPLYNLHHGNFKDWVGPNEACSQLRREESSNSNKVTADEISELNIQELISQISLKPMESTNLAAAEEIFAFVSGPSQQYVPSRCVRGEIEVRPAVLITQIHANDTIGLKISEKIKANLESSSKGRSYPSHLQPGKSDCLVLQESLEMASVSFSSSDYCTLCDSDTTEGLIPAELLKLSDGSGLVKCQNDLP, encoded by the exons ATGGGTCGAAATGTGCAGCAGATGGGCCTTCACCTGTGCattactgctgtgctgctccttggtGAAGGACGAGGGAGAG ATTTTCCTGGCAGTCTGAGCTGCCTGAATAACTATGTGACTACTGTGAGCTGCACGTGGGCACCAGAGGAGCCCGTGGGTGACGGACCTTTCCACCTGCATTTCACAAA CCTCTGGACAAAGGGCCAAAATGCCAGCTGCCAGCTGACTGCTGGAGGCAGCGTGCAGGATCAGTACCGCTGCACAATGCACTTAGCAAGGCAGATCTTGGAAACAGATGGTTACAGAGTCTCTCTCCAAGGCAACTTCTATGGAAGTAATCGCACATACGTTACCTTTCCGGAGTACAGTCCCCGCCAGCACA TTAAACTTGATCCACCTTTGAACGTCCAGAGCAACATTACTGCCAGCAAGTGTTGGATATGGTGGACTGTGCCTTCCTACCTTGATGAAATCCTCCAGTACCAGTTGCAGTACAAGGAGTACAGCACATCATGGGAG GCTGCACTGAACAAGACACCGCCCAGTTCACTACCACAAATAGAGATTGAAGGCACAGAATTTCACAGTGGCATCTCATACATTGCACGAGTTCGCTGCAAAGTTTCTGAAACCGAGGATTCGTACCACAGTCAGTGGAGTGACTGGAGCCAGACAACGGTATTTCAAAGAGAAG GTGCATCAGAACTGTCTGAAAAACTCTTTGATAGCAGAACGTTGCAGTTCTTGATCATTCCCCTGACTTTTGGCACCCTAGTCTATTTATTTTGGAACTGCAAGCTTTCTTCAAG GGCAAAAGTCCTCTCCTGCCTTAATATTCCCACAccagctgctttctttcagcCACTCTATAATTTGCATCATGGGAATTTTAAG GACTGGGTTGGACCTAACGAGGCTTGTAGCCAACTCAGAAGAGAAGAGTCAAGCAACTCAAACAAAGTGACTGCAGATGAAATTTCTGAGCTAAACATCCAAGAACTGATTTCCCAGATTTCCTTGAAACCTATGGAAAGCACAAAtttggctgctgcagaagagatATTTGCCTTTGTCTCTGGTCCAAGCCAGCAGTATGTCCCCAGCAGGTGTGTAAGAGGAGAGATAGAAGTCAGGCCAGCAGTATTGATAACCCAAATCCATGCGAATGATACCATTGGCCTGAAAATCTCTGAAAAAATTAAAGCCAACCTTGAGAGCTCTAGCAAGGGAAGGAGTTATCCCTCCCACCTACAGCCTGGAAAGAGTGACTGCCTTGTACTTCAGGAATCTTTGGAGATGGCAAGTGTGTCATTCAGCAGTAGTGACTATTGCACCTTGTGTGATAGTGATACCACTGAAGGTTTGATTCCCGCTGAGCTATTGAAGCTGTCTGATGGCAGTGGTCTGGTCAAATGTCAGAATGACCTTCCCTGA
- the LOC140258784 gene encoding interleukin-9 receptor-like isoform X2 has translation MHLARQILETDGYRVSLQGNFYGSNRTYVTFPEYSPRQHIKLDPPLNVQSNITASKCWIWWTVPSYLDEILQYQLQYKEYSTSWEAALNKTPPSSLPQIEIEGTEFHSGISYIARVRCKVSETEDSYHSQWSDWSQTTVFQREGASELSEKLFDSRTLQFLIIPLTFGTLVYLFWNCKLSSRAKVLSCLNIPTPAAFFQPLYNLHHGNFKDWVGPNEACSQLRREESSNSNKVTADEISELNIQELISQISLKPMESTNLAAAEEIFAFVSGPSQQYVPSRCVRGEIEVRPAVLITQIHANDTIGLKISEKIKANLESSSKGRSYPSHLQPGKSDCLVLQESLEMASVSFSSSDYCTLCDSDTTEGLIPAELLKLSDGSGLVKCQNDLP, from the exons ATGCACTTAGCAAGGCAGATCTTGGAAACAGATGGTTACAGAGTCTCTCTCCAAGGCAACTTCTATGGAAGTAATCGCACATACGTTACCTTTCCGGAGTACAGTCCCCGCCAGCACA TTAAACTTGATCCACCTTTGAACGTCCAGAGCAACATTACTGCCAGCAAGTGTTGGATATGGTGGACTGTGCCTTCCTACCTTGATGAAATCCTCCAGTACCAGTTGCAGTACAAGGAGTACAGCACATCATGGGAG GCTGCACTGAACAAGACACCGCCCAGTTCACTACCACAAATAGAGATTGAAGGCACAGAATTTCACAGTGGCATCTCATACATTGCACGAGTTCGCTGCAAAGTTTCTGAAACCGAGGATTCGTACCACAGTCAGTGGAGTGACTGGAGCCAGACAACGGTATTTCAAAGAGAAG GTGCATCAGAACTGTCTGAAAAACTCTTTGATAGCAGAACGTTGCAGTTCTTGATCATTCCCCTGACTTTTGGCACCCTAGTCTATTTATTTTGGAACTGCAAGCTTTCTTCAAG GGCAAAAGTCCTCTCCTGCCTTAATATTCCCACAccagctgctttctttcagcCACTCTATAATTTGCATCATGGGAATTTTAAG GACTGGGTTGGACCTAACGAGGCTTGTAGCCAACTCAGAAGAGAAGAGTCAAGCAACTCAAACAAAGTGACTGCAGATGAAATTTCTGAGCTAAACATCCAAGAACTGATTTCCCAGATTTCCTTGAAACCTATGGAAAGCACAAAtttggctgctgcagaagagatATTTGCCTTTGTCTCTGGTCCAAGCCAGCAGTATGTCCCCAGCAGGTGTGTAAGAGGAGAGATAGAAGTCAGGCCAGCAGTATTGATAACCCAAATCCATGCGAATGATACCATTGGCCTGAAAATCTCTGAAAAAATTAAAGCCAACCTTGAGAGCTCTAGCAAGGGAAGGAGTTATCCCTCCCACCTACAGCCTGGAAAGAGTGACTGCCTTGTACTTCAGGAATCTTTGGAGATGGCAAGTGTGTCATTCAGCAGTAGTGACTATTGCACCTTGTGTGATAGTGATACCACTGAAGGTTTGATTCCCGCTGAGCTATTGAAGCTGTCTGATGGCAGTGGTCTGGTCAAATGTCAGAATGACCTTCCCTGA